The following DNA comes from Halobacteriovorax sp. HLS.
TTTTTACAGGTAGTTTTACTAAAACAGAAAAATCTTTACCATTTTCGACAATGACCTTTGTTCTAGGGTTGATGGACGGAACAAGGATCCCTTCTTTATCACAGAACTTACTTATGCTATCTTTTGATTCAGCTAAATAGCCCACACAAAATTCTTCAGAGACTTTTAGCAGTTCACGCTCAAATTCCTCTAATTTAGACTCATCTGAAATTTTATAAGTAAAAGACTTAATTGAATATCCTTTGAAGTAAGATTCATTCTTTAAGGCCTTAGATAGCATCAAACTATTTGGAATAGAGATGATATCACCTGTTGTTTGTTGTGAGTTTTTCTCAGGACCAATTTCTAAAATCTTAGTTGTTAAAAGACTTTTCTCTATGACAAATCCACGAAAATTATCTATTTCAATTCTATGACCTACTTTAAATAATTTTGAAATATTTATAAGACTGCCACCAGTGAAGCACATGATAAGCTCTTTTAGAGCAAGAACTACGGCCGCCGCTACAGCTAGTATTGAAACAAAGAAAACCTGCAACTGGGCAAACCAAAGAGAGAAAACACACACGACCAGAAAATAAAATAGATACTGTGATACCTTTCTCTTCAAAAGGATCTTATCTTGCTTAACTGCTTTTCCCTTATTTATCGAATTTAATATTATTTTCCGAATTAATCCGAAAAAAAGAAAGAGGATAAAGCTTAAAAGAGCTGTTCTGAAATAGGGATAACTCTCAAATATATGAATCAGTCTTGCTAAGTATACTTCCATTATTGACTCCGTAAGTAGTTAATATACTCACAATTTCAATCTAATTAAAGTAGAATTAGAGTAAAACGCAAAATAACTTCTTAGAACTTCTACGATTTTTCCAAAACTCATATTTACACAGATGGGCATAACAATTATAGTTTAGTAATGAAAAATATTGCATTTATAACGAAGTCTGCGAAGTTTGACTCTCTTATCAACACATTTAGAAAGTCTTCAATCAATGCTCAAAAAAAAGATCTTGCGTCCGATCTCTCAAGCTTTAACGTCATCATTTGTGATCTAGGCTATCCGATGGACCTTGCGTACACATTTTTGGAAAAAATTAATCATGATTTCAATTTTAGCGACAAAGTCATTATTTCAATAATTACACATAAATCGCAAATCATTAAACTTAGATCACTAGAGCTTGGGTGTGATGGCTACATAAGTCCAAATATTGAATATTCTGATTTAGTAAAAAAAATAAGAGAGATCGATGATCCTGAGAAATTTCTCATTAAGAAAGACTTCGATAATACGGCCTTTGACATTCAATTTGACGGCTCCCTTACCCATATATCAGAAACAGGTTGTCTCGTTATAAGTAAGGCCTCTATTGATCCTCAAGAAGAGAAAGTAGATATGTCATCATCTCTTTTTGATCAACTCCAGCTCAATGAAGACTTCTATTTTTCAGTCTCTAAATCAAATCCGACATCGAAAAAAAGCTTTATAACAGAAGTTAAGTTTTCCAATCTACATGAAGAAAGTCGACATAAAATAAGAAAGATGATCCATGAATGGGGAGCAAAATGAACGTTCAACTCTTAAGCGATAAGCAGGATATTATTAATCCAATAAAGCTATTCTTTCAAAGAAAGAGCTTTCAAATATTCAAAACTGACAGTATAGAATCTTTTTTTAAAAACTGTGTTGAAAACCCATCAAATATCTTCATCCTTCAATCAGATATTGGATCTGAGACACAGATATTAGACTTTATAAAAGATCTGAGATTGTACTTTGGAGCATTCCCTTTAATCTTTGTAATCGATACAAAGACGAAGATCCAAAATGTAGCAAATTTTCTCAATGTTGGTGCTGATAGTGCCCTCTATCTACCTCTTGATTTTACGATCATAGAAGACTTTATTAGAAATCGACTTCAAAAGGATAGCTTTCTTCCTATCCACTATCGCCATGTGCCTAGTGGTGGGATTCCAGTTAAGTTATCACGTCCAATTAAACTCTCCCAAGTTAGTACAGACGGAATAACTTTTGAATCAGCTGACTTTTTAATGAGAGGTATGTTTTTCAAATTCAACTTTGAGAATATATTTAAGCTATCTACTCGTCAGATAAAATGTAAGATCACAATCTGCGAAAAAAATGAAACTGAAGAAACTTATAAGTACTTTGCAGAGTATTTTGAAATTGCACCAGGATTACGCAAGGAAATCCGCTTCAGTTTAAAGAATATTTAATGATAGAGGAAAGAAAGCTATGCGCAGTATATTAATTTTAGTACTAGTTCTTTTTACAGCATTTAGTGTTTATGTTACAAAGGAAACAAACTATTGGGGAGCATTTCCACCATTTGACAATCTAAACACAACACAGATATTCATTGATTTATTAATAAGCGCGTCCCTAGTTATTTATCTACTTTATAAGAATAGAGTTAAGACAAAGCAATCAATTTTACCAATAACCCTTTGTGGAATTGGCACTATTTTTCTTGGTTCAATTGCAATACTAGTATACTTTATTTGGGACAAAAGTTTATATCAAGATTCAAGAGAATAAATTCACATAAAGCCTTCTAATATACTCACAACATACTAAGCAAGTACCTAATCTCGTATAATATCTTCAGTTATACCGTTATACATAGAGTAATACTTTTTCAATAGGTCATGCCTTAAGGCAGGAACAAAGCGTTCATTAGCTCCATTCATATCCTCAGCATGAATTAGCGAATTCAAAATACTCTCTTCTGTGGCCTCGATGACGGCCTGATAAGCTAAGTTTAACTGCTTATCAAAGATAAGGTGAATTCCATGTTGAGATTTCTTTGACTCATGTTTAATTTTATTTGCGGTGGAGAAACCGACTATAATTTCACCACTTCCATGGGCAGCGTATGAGCCCATTCTTCCAATTCCTAATGCAGCTCTCTTACAAAGTCGGTCTAATTGATGAGTAGACAAAGGCATATCAGTAGCAATCACAGTAATGATTGAGCCATAATTCTCTACTCGTCTTTGATAATTTCCTTGCTCTTTAGCAAGGCACAGCCCAATGGGATATCCATTTACTCTGAGACCTTCCATATCACCAAAGTTACTTTGAACCAGCACTCCGATCGTGTACTCTTTATCATCAATATTTATGATTCGACTTGATGAACCTATGCCACCTTTTAGGTCGCTACAAATCATTCCTGTACCCGCACCAACACAACCCTGATCGATTCTTCCAGATTTTGCATCCCTTATGGCATCAAAGACATCCTCATCAGTGATATTAAATTTAATACAGTCATTTAAAAAACTATCGTCGCATTCTCCAACAACTGGGATAACAACGTCACGATAGTTCCAAATTTTTTCATACTTCTTGCTCATCCATTTGGTCATAGCATCAGAAACTCTTCCCACGGACATTGTATTGGTTAAAGCAATTGGAGTCTCTAAAATTCCCCACTCAGTTAACTGGGTTAGGCCAGAAACTTCACCTGCTCCATTTAAAATAAACTTTCCGCCAATGAACTTATTATAGAATATTTGATCATTCGGCATAATGACAGTAACACCTGTTCTAACATCTTCACCCTGGATCAAAGTTTTGTGACCTACTTTTACACCCAAAACATCTGTAATATTATTATTAGTCCCTTGATCAAAGTGACCTATTCTAATGCCTAAATCTTTAAGATCGATTTGTTCCATATGTCCTCTATTTATTTTTACTCTGACGCCATCTCTTAATCGATGGACGAATAATCTTACCAATTAGTTGATTATAGCTGATTCCATTTTTATCTGCGATAATAGAAAGATCACTAAAACCTGGAGAGAGACCTGGAAGAGGATTTATTTCGATAAAATAAACCTCTTCGTCCTCAGTAACTCTAAAGTCGGCCCTAGCAATATCTCGACAACCCGTAATGACAAAGATATCTTTTGCCGCCTTACTAAGTTTTCTATGAAGCTTCTTGGAAATATCAGGAGGGCTTTGTAGCTTAAAGTACTTATTATCAAGGGGATCGCTTTCCTGCTTAGCTTCAAAAGAATAAACAGGAAGAGAGTCCATAGGTTCCTTAAATTCAATTTCAGAAATACCAATAACTGAAGGAACGCCATTGCCCCAGACCCCAACAGTAAACTCTCGACCAACAATATACTCCTCGCAAAGTACTGCTCCCATATTCTCATCAAAGCATTGCGTAATTCTCTTTTGAAATTCTTCATCATTTCTAACCACAGAGTTATCGTAAATTCCCTTAGATGTTCCCTCTAAATTTGGCTTAAGAATCACTGGATAGCGAAGGTCATGTTTAATATTTTTTGTACCAACTTCAAACACCTTTGATCTAGGAGCGTTAAGACCTTCAGAGAGAACTAGTTTTGTTGAAAGAGACTTGTTTAGGGTAATAGATAAGCAAGCAGCATCACTACCTGTGTGTTCAATTCCCAGTAAATCACAAAGCGCAGGAACTTGGGCCTCTCTTGACTTCTTATGTAGTCCTTCAGCAATATTAAAAACTACATCAATCTTATTATCTTGTAGATTCTTTGCAAGGTTTCGATCCGCCTCAATCAGGGTCATATTATGTCCATTACTTCTGATAGCTTCCCCAATGGCATTAATCGTTTCCTCGCTATCAAACTCAGCCTCTTCTTCGTAACCTACTTCACCAGTCTTCTTTCTCTTAACATTGTAAACAAGAGCAACATTTGGCTTTCTTAAATCAAGTGCTCGAGATTTTCTAAGGCTTGGTCCTGCAATACACTGCCTCTGGATAGCTGATTCAATTATTGCCCCCAATGTTTCACTGTAATTCTTTCCGGCAACAGATGTTGCACAAAAAAGTCCTGCATCTTTTTGCAAAGAAGGTAGAGCGTTTATTTCTATAAAATAAACTTCACCAGTTGTTGTAACCCTAAAGTCAGCTCTTGCCATATCATTAATACCAAGACCTTCTACTACAAGCTTCATCTGATCAATGAGTCTCTTTTTTACATCATTGTCTATATTGGCCGGACAATTAACGCCGACTTGATCCCCATTATGGTTTTTTAAATCATAGTCGTAAATTGTGACTCCATCAGTCTCTATACCTGAGTACTCAACTGGCTCAAGAACACCCTCATTACCAAGACCAAATACATAAGGAACTGTAATATCTCTACCTTCAATATACTTTTCAACTAAAAGGCCTTCAGGAAATTGGGCGAGTACTTCTTTAGAATAACTGACAAATTCCTTAGTATTATCGCATTTAGAGCGCTTAGTAATCCCTTTACTTGATCCCTCAAAGTTAGGCTTAACAAATACTGGATAGCTCAATTCAGATGCTAGAGAATCAATTTCTCTAGAGTCAGAAATAAAGTAACTCTCAGGAGTAATAACTCCCTTTTTTTCTAAGACATTCTTTGTAAGGTACTTATCAAGTGTTAAGAAGCATGCAAATGGCCCACTTCCAACATATTTCATATTTAGTTGCTCAAAAACTGTCGGCGCCAAGGCCTCTCTACCAATTCCCGCAAAACCCTCGGCAGTATTGAACACTAAATCAGCTTCTGAGCTAATTAATTGATCAATCCAACGTCCTCCTTTAGACATCTCAATTTTAAGTACTTCATGGCCTGCATCAATTATTCCACCAGAAATTTCTTCAATGACTTCGGCCGTATCAAATTCGGCTTCTTCTATCGCCGAGCTCTTTTTTAAGTTATGAACAAATGCTATCTTCATAATATCTCCTACTTTATTAACATATCACTAAACAGAGAATGTAATAAGTTTAAATATTTGTATATAGTTATCCATTGCGCTGCGCGCATACCTAAGTAGTCGCGACCATTCCCTAAAAAAGTTAATTTAAAATTTGTCATGAGAAGGAAAAACTAAACATTCTTTACTAACGTAGTGTCAACGTGTCTCCAATATTTAATGGCCGTATTCAAAAAAGTACAGAAATACACATCTAGAAAGAAAAGTTATATAAATTTTTCTTCAATGCTTATAGCTTGTCTCCAACAAAGCAATATTTTCTTAGAAAGGAGAAAGAAATGAGATTATTAGTATTAGGATTAGCGATTTTAACTTCACTAACTAGTTTTGGAGCGAGAGAGGAAAGAATTATTGAAGAAATGCCAACAGTTCAAGTTTATTTTAACAAGCAAATTAAATTCCTACCACTTGCAAACTTCTGCAAGTCAGGAGACATGCTCGAAACAATAAATGAGCACAAGATGTGTGTTGAATTTAATCAAGAAAGAGATTCACGAGGAAGAAGAAGATCTTCTCTAAACTGCAAAGAGTATGAAAAAATGATTCTTGCAACATCAATTGAACATAAAAAGAGTAAATGTGTTGATTACGATAGAAGAAGAAAGAAATGTAAAAAGTATGAAGATAGATTCTATGTATATCCAACAAATTATATTAAAACTGTAAGAAAGCAAAGATGGATTGGTAATAGAGATAGTGGACGTTGGGGATATCCTGGAGTGGTCCTAAGTAAAACGGAAGAGACTGTTCCAGAGTGTAATTAGTGTGTGCGGTAAGCTAGGTGGTTGCTATAATTTCCCTAGCTTACCGTTTTCTCATGTACTCAATTGAGTACATATAATTTTCATACAATATTTAAATATATCAAATAAGGTGTTATAAATAGGTCAATTAGTGAGAGACAGCGTACTCAAAGGACCAAAGCTTGATACCAAGAGTTATTGATTACTTAGATTATAGAGAATACTTGCAAGACTTCTTTCTAGCTAAGAAAGCAGCAAAGAATGAGTATAGCTACAGAGTTTTTAACTCTAAGGGTGGGATAAAATCTCCATCACATTTAAAGTCTATAATTGATCAAAAAAGAAATCTAACCCTAAAAACAATTGAACAATATACTAAATCATTAGACCTCAAAAAGAGCAACGAAAAGAACTATTTCAAACTACTTGTTCTCTATAACCAAGAAAAATGTCTTACTAAGAAAGAAGAAATCTTTACGAGTCTAATGGAAGAAAAAAGAAAGAAAAATTTAACGATGGTTGAGCAGGCACAGTTTAACTTTCTAGCAAGCTGGTACAATGTTGTGATCTACGTCTTATTAGATATGGGTGATTTCAAATTGAACGATCAACGTTTAATCAAGATATTAAAAAATAGGATTTCACGAAAAGAACTTGAAGATGCTTTCTCAGTTCTTACTATTCTAAAACTTATAAAAGAAGATGATCTTGGTTTCTACAGACAGACAAGTGGCGCCCTATCAACTAGCGAGGATATAAGAGATATGGCCATTCATAAATATCATAAGAATATGAATGAATTAGCAAAGCAGTCTCTTGTAAAAGATGACTTAGGAATTCGAGAGTTTAATGGTGCCACAATACCTATATGCAGGGAAAAGCTACCTTTATTAAAAGAGAAGATACGAACCTTTCGTAAAGAGATAAACGCTATGGCGAGTTCATATGCTGAGCCTACTCATGTCTATCAATTAAATATACAACTTTTCCCTTTAACAGAAGGGTTGTCGTGAAACAGATTATTTTATTAATACTTATAAGCATATCCAATTTATCAAATGCATCCCTAGGTGGTGTTGATGTTGGAAATGGAAGAGTCGTGAACATCGACATTGAACAAAGTTTTCCAAGTGAACTTCAACTGATAGAGTATGTAAACAATATTCAAAGAAGCATCTCAGTAGGTAAGAATGATCAAATTATTAAGTTACTTAAAGTTGAAAACTGCAAAAAATCTAAGATCATAGACCTAAAAGTAAAAAAGAAATTACCTGTATCAAAAAGAAATACATTTAAACTAAATCATTATTCTGGTGAAATATCACTAAAACTAAGCGAGTGCGAAAATGACAAAAAATAAAGTAAAAATCTTACTTGTACTAATCATGACACTATATACTTCTCAAACTCTAGCAGGAAGCAATAAGCATACAAACTGGATGACTTTCATTGCTAATACCGAATCTGAAGCAGTAGAAATGGCACAAGAAATTGCGACACAAATATTAAATGCTGAAATTATCGAAGTAATTTCTTTTGGTCGCAGACATGATTGTGAATTTAGAGTTAGAAGGGACAATGGAAAGAAAATCAGAATTAGAAGTCTAGATATAGATAAGCACTATTCGTTTGAAGCAAATGAGTTTAGGCCATACTTTAAAGCACAATTATTTTATCAATTTACAAAATGTCGTAAAGAAAGAACCCGAAGATACTAATAACTAACTCGGAAAGTATTTGTTTAAAGTAATAATAAAGTCATTTAAGTGAACAGGTTTGCTTAGACAATCGTTCATACCAGCTTCATAATACTTAATGACTTCCTCACTCATTACGGATGCAGTTAGTGCCACAATAATTGGAACACTTTCTTGATTGTTAAACGTTCTAATATCCTTAGTGGCCTCAATTCCATCCATTTCAGGCATATGATAATCCATAAAAATAAGGTCATAAGAATGTGACCTACAAAGTTCAACTGCAATCTTACCATTTTCTGCTAAATCAGCGTCAATACCTAATTTTTTTAGTAATTTTAGTGTAAGAATTTGATTAATTTTATTATCCTCTGCCACAAGTACTTTCACACCACTGATATTAAAGTTCCTATCCTGATCTTTCTTAGTATTAGTATCAGCAGTAGAACTAGCTCTATCCAAAACGATATTAATTTTAAAGATTGTTCCATGATCTTTAGCAGTTGAAAAAGATATACTCCCTTCCATAGATTCAACTAATGACTTACAAATACTTAAACCTAGTCCAGTACCACCAAACTTTCTTGTCGTAGAAGGGTCTCCTTGATTAAAGGACTTAAATATATCTTTTTCAATATTTTCTCCCATTCCAATTCCATTATCACTTACTTCTATTATAGTGTTGACTCGGCCATCAGAGGTTGTTTCAAATCTAACAAAAACTTCAATCACACCACCTCTTGTAAACTTGTTAGCATTATTTACAAGATTATTTATTATTTGTTTTACTTTTGTAGGATCGCCACATACAAACTCACCTCCATCATGGTTCCAATGTAGAATAAAACTATTTCCAGTATTGGTATTTGAGGACTTAAACAATAACAAAATATCCTCTATCTCTTTTTTTAAATTAAAATCAATCTTTTCAAGTTCAAACTTCTTAGTACTATACTTCGTATAGTCTAAGATATCATTGATAATTGTTAAAAGATGGTTTCCACAGTTAATTATAGTTTCAATAGATTCTAAATTCTCCGTGTCTTTTAAGCGTGACTTAAGTATTTCCCCCATGCCTAAGATACCATTCATCGGTGTTCTAATCTCATGGGACATATTGGCCAGAAACTTTGATTTTGCTTTATTCGCTTCAATAAGTCCTTGAGTTCTAGCAACAACTTTTTCTTCAAGCTCGTTATTTGACTTAGCAAGTAATTCCTTTGAAATTTCTAACTCTTTAACTAGAAGCTTAATTTTTGATTCTCTTCCAGTTATCACAAGCAAAAAGGCCCCAAGAACACTACAAACAAATAAACCTGCAGATAGTACAAACCAGGCATACCAAGTCTGTTTCTTAATATAGTAAAATGGTAGTTGATTTATGACCATAACCCACTTCTTCGAATCAAAATCTATCTCAATTGACTTTTTTAATAAACCATTTACCTTTAATTCGAGATCCTTTGGATCAAAAGCATCACTCTTTCCTTCTGGATATTGATAAAGAAGCTCCTTATTTCCATCCTCTAATACAAATATTTCAAGACCTTCAGTATCAAGGTTTTTAAGAGTTTCTCTAAAGAGTGAGTGAATATTGAAAACACCAACCATGAAACCTTTTATGTGATTTCTTCTATCTTCGAGTGTTTCAATTTTCTTAGAGTAACTATACACAGGCTGAAAGACCAAGATTCCTTTTTCTGCCTTGCTTTCTTGCACTAAGTTTATTGGACTTGTTGCAATCAGCGCCCCTGAATCTCTTGCTTGTTGTAGGGCCATCAGACGTAACTTATTTGAAGAAACATCAAAACCTTCTACTCGCATATTGCTATCATAGGGCTCAATATAGAGAACAGGAATATATGACTCTCTCTTTCCAGCAGAAACAAGTTGACCTTCTTTGTTACGCTCCTTAATCCTTATCCCTGTGGTCTTTTCAAAGTTCTTCCTATCCCTTTCGTAAACAATAGGATTCCATGAAAGAGCTTTAATTCCACTAGAGCTAGCTAATGAGCTCTCTACAAAATTTCTAAAATCTTTTCGAGACACTTTAGAGGAAGATTTATAAAAGCTAGCAAGAGACTTTAATGCTGCTTCGTAGCTAGCTTTTTTAATTTTAAATTTTGTACGAATTGTATCTACTCTTGAGTTGAAAGTATTTAACTGTTTCTCTTGTTCCCATTTACGAGCAAAGACAAAGAACACGATGATTAAGATGAACATTAAAGATACTGGAATAGAGAATGATACTTTTCTTGAACTCCACAAGGGATCGGTCTTAAAAAATGAAAAAATTATTGGTGTAATAATAATCGCCCCAATAGTATCCCCAACCCACCATGTAAACCAACTAAATAAAAGTGTGTCCAAATTTATGACACCAAAAAGATAAAGAGAACCAGAGCCAATTACAGAACTAATTAAGCACGATATAGGTCCAACAATCATTAAAAAGAGTAGTATATCTCTCGCGTCTTCTAGTCGGCTCTGTTGCAATCGTGACTTTCTTATTAGAATTTTTCCTAATATTGCCTGCAATGATGCGCCAAAAGCTATGCTTAGAGGTAGTCGAGATGCAATTACAAAACCCTCAAATGAAGAATAATCTGAAGAGTTAGACAGATTAACAAGAAATGATCCTAAAAGAACACCTATGCAAGCGTGATAACCGAAGATTAAGGCTGAAGCGACAGCAACTCCAGCGGCAGGCCATATGGCGCTAGCAAATCCAGGAGGAATGGCAAGCAGCAGCCCCACTCTTCCAGAGAGGTAATAGGCTAAAGCTACCATGAGTATCTGTAGGCATTTTTTTACATTCATCTAAATCCAATAGCGGTATTTAAGTACCTATTTATCGGAGAGATTATTTATAGTTGTAAAAGAAGATAAAAAATTATTAATATATTATATTATGAGGTAGTAAAGAGACGGATCGTTGCAACTATAACCTACAGAGATATCTCAGTAGGTTATATAATCAATTTAGTATTTCTTTACTTTTGTTTTTCTAGATTCTAGCGAGTTGCCATTTTCGAAGATCAGCTTAACAACTTCTATTGTTTCAACTTTAGTTATAGGTCCATTTCTTTCATTCTGATAAGTCAGTTTAAAAAGCTCAACAATTTTCTTAACTTCAGTTTTACCATTAGCATCAGCATTTCTAATAACTTCAGTAACAGGATCGCAACTAAAGTCGCCAGAAGTATAACCAATACCTGTAAATATCGTATGCTTAAATAATGTTCCCTTAATCTCGCTAGTTGTTAGAGTAGCTTCTGGGGTTTTAATTGTACCTGCATGAGCATATTGCTCTTTCCACTCACACTTTAAGTTCTTACTGTTAACTGAGACTTTGATAAATTCTTTAGTTGTTGATATTGGGGCCGAGAATGTATTCGTCGATAAGATCAATGATGATAATAATCCTAAATTCGCTATTATTGACTTCATAAGTATCCTTTTTAATTTAATTATCTGATTCCTATAACAAAGAATTGGCCCCTAAATCTATCCAAACTGTAGAAATTACAATATTTATTGAATAAGACTACAGTTAGATAGGCCTATCCCCAAAGAAGTTCCTAAATGGCCTGCATACAATATCTTAATGACACTAACTTTGAGAAAATCTAATCTGTAAAATAAACGCTACAATCATTGTGATTCAGATAATTTAGAAATAAACTATACGTAGAAAATGAAGCTTTACGGTTAATTGGCCCCCTTTATTATAAGAGAAGAATTCTTAGGAGATTAATATGAGCACTCGAGTGGAACATGACCTATTAGGACAAATGGAAATTGATGATTCAAAATATTTTGGCATTCACACACAAAGAGCAGTAAATAACTTTAAGATATCTAACTCTATCATTGGAGACTACCCTATTTTCATAAAAGGCATGGTAATAGCAAAGAAGGCCTGTGCCAGTGCAAATAAAGAAATTGGAACAATTCCTTCTGATAAGTGTGACATGATTATTCATGCCTGTGACAAGATTTTAGATGATATTAATAAGTATGCTCCCTATTTTCCTTCAGATTGTTTTCAAGGAGGCGCCGGAACTTCAGTCAACATGAATACAAATGAAGTTATCGCCAACGTTGCTCTTGAGATGAATGGATTTAAAAAAGGACAGTATGAAGTTTTAGACCCTAATGATCATGTTAATAAGTCTCAATCAACAAATGACGCCTACCCTACAGGATTTAGAGTAGCACTTTACTATTATCTCACAGACCTAATGGGAAAACTTGAATACCTTGTAAATTCTTTTGATAAGAAGTCCCTAGAATTCAAAAGTGTATTAAAAATGGGTAGAACCCAGCTACAAGATGCTGTACCAATGTCTTTAGGTGAAGAGTTCGGTGCTTGGAAAACAAATATTCAAGAAGAAATCAAAAGTATTGAAAACGTGAGAGAACTAATTCTAGAGATTAACCTTGGTGCAACGGCCATTGGAACCGGCGTTAATGCTCCAAAGCAGTATTCTGATATTGCTGTTAAATATCTAGCTCAATTCACCGGAGCTAGTTTTATAAAAACTGAAAACCTAATAGAAGCAACTTCAGACTGCGGCGCGTATGTCATGATATCTGGGGCGCTCAAGAGGACATCGGTGAAGCTATCTAAAATTTGCAATGACCTAAGATTACTTTCTTCGGGACCAAGATGTGGCTTCAATGAGATTAACCTCCCTCAGCTACAGGCCGGATCTTCGATTATGCCAGCAAAAGTCAACCCAGTTATTCCTGAAGTTGTAAATCAAGTTTGCTTTAAAATTATTGGAAATGATGTTGCTGTTTCATTTGCAGCCGAAGGTGGACAGTTACAACTTAATGTTATGGAGCCTGTTATAGCTCAGGCCATCTTTGAGTCTATTGAACTTCTTAGTAACGCATGTACTACTTTAAGTGATAAATGTATTGATGGAATAACAGCAAACGAAGAACACACAAAGAATATGGTC
Coding sequences within:
- a CDS encoding ATP-grasp domain-containing protein, yielding MKIAFVHNLKKSSAIEEAEFDTAEVIEEISGGIIDAGHEVLKIEMSKGGRWIDQLISSEADLVFNTAEGFAGIGREALAPTVFEQLNMKYVGSGPFACFLTLDKYLTKNVLEKKGVITPESYFISDSREIDSLASELSYPVFVKPNFEGSSKGITKRSKCDNTKEFVSYSKEVLAQFPEGLLVEKYIEGRDITVPYVFGLGNEGVLEPVEYSGIETDGVTIYDYDLKNHNGDQVGVNCPANIDNDVKKRLIDQMKLVVEGLGINDMARADFRVTTTGEVYFIEINALPSLQKDAGLFCATSVAGKNYSETLGAIIESAIQRQCIAGPSLRKSRALDLRKPNVALVYNVKRKKTGEVGYEEEAEFDSEETINAIGEAIRSNGHNMTLIEADRNLAKNLQDNKIDVVFNIAEGLHKKSREAQVPALCDLLGIEHTGSDAACLSITLNKSLSTKLVLSEGLNAPRSKVFEVGTKNIKHDLRYPVILKPNLEGTSKGIYDNSVVRNDEEFQKRITQCFDENMGAVLCEEYIVGREFTVGVWGNGVPSVIGISEIEFKEPMDSLPVYSFEAKQESDPLDNKYFKLQSPPDISKKLHRKLSKAAKDIFVITGCRDIARADFRVTEDEEVYFIEINPLPGLSPGFSDLSIIADKNGISYNQLIGKIIRPSIKRWRQSKNK
- a CDS encoding TIGR02147 family protein produces the protein MIPRVIDYLDYREYLQDFFLAKKAAKNEYSYRVFNSKGGIKSPSHLKSIIDQKRNLTLKTIEQYTKSLDLKKSNEKNYFKLLVLYNQEKCLTKKEEIFTSLMEEKRKKNLTMVEQAQFNFLASWYNVVIYVLLDMGDFKLNDQRLIKILKNRISRKELEDAFSVLTILKLIKEDDLGFYRQTSGALSTSEDIRDMAIHKYHKNMNELAKQSLVKDDLGIREFNGATIPICREKLPLLKEKIRTFRKEINAMASSYAEPTHVYQLNIQLFPLTEGLS
- a CDS encoding response regulator, coding for MKNIAFITKSAKFDSLINTFRKSSINAQKKDLASDLSSFNVIICDLGYPMDLAYTFLEKINHDFNFSDKVIISIITHKSQIIKLRSLELGCDGYISPNIEYSDLVKKIREIDDPEKFLIKKDFDNTAFDIQFDGSLTHISETGCLVISKASIDPQEEKVDMSSSLFDQLQLNEDFYFSVSKSNPTSKKSFITEVKFSNLHEESRHKIRKMIHEWGAK
- a CDS encoding mechanosensitive ion channel domain-containing protein; this encodes MEVYLARLIHIFESYPYFRTALLSFILFLFFGLIRKIILNSINKGKAVKQDKILLKRKVSQYLFYFLVVCVFSLWFAQLQVFFVSILAVAAAVVLALKELIMCFTGGSLINISKLFKVGHRIEIDNFRGFVIEKSLLTTKILEIGPEKNSQQTTGDIISIPNSLMLSKALKNESYFKGYSIKSFTYKISDESKLEEFERELLKVSEEFCVGYLAESKDSISKFCDKEGILVPSINPRTKVIVENGKDFSVLVKLPVKSTEIADVEQKLNRFYLEWRILNKDKESKVVAEK
- a CDS encoding P1 family peptidase, with the protein product MEQIDLKDLGIRIGHFDQGTNNNITDVLGVKVGHKTLIQGEDVRTGVTVIMPNDQIFYNKFIGGKFILNGAGEVSGLTQLTEWGILETPIALTNTMSVGRVSDAMTKWMSKKYEKIWNYRDVVIPVVGECDDSFLNDCIKFNITDEDVFDAIRDAKSGRIDQGCVGAGTGMICSDLKGGIGSSSRIINIDDKEYTIGVLVQSNFGDMEGLRVNGYPIGLCLAKEQGNYQRRVENYGSIITVIATDMPLSTHQLDRLCKRAALGIGRMGSYAAHGSGEIIVGFSTANKIKHESKKSQHGIHLIFDKQLNLAYQAVIEATEESILNSLIHAEDMNGANERFVPALRHDLLKKYYSMYNGITEDIIRD